From Acidobacteriota bacterium:
CGGCACCGCCAAGAGGGCCGTGATGACCGTGACCAGGAACGTGCCGAAGATGGCCGGGAAGATGCCCCCTTGGGTCATGCCCTTGCGCGGGGCCTGGGACAGGAATTCCCAGGAGATGGCCCCGCCGCCCTTGCTGCCGATGTCGTAGAGAAAGAGGATCAGGACGGCCAGGACGAGGGCCATCGACAGCCGCAGGGCCAGGAAGCCGAGCGCCTGGATGACGTTCTTGCGGGCCGCCCGTTTCATTGCTCCCGCTCCTGGTACCTGCGCAGGACGACGTCGGCGGCCAGGTTGACGGCGAAGGTCATCACGAACAGGACCAGGCCGATGGCGAAGAGGGCGTAGTAGTGCGTCGTGAAGTAGGGCACTTCGCCGAGCTCGATGGCGATGTTCGCGGTCATGGTCCGGACCGGGTCGAGCAGGCCGTGAGGGAAGGACCGGGCGTTGCCGGTGGCCATGAGCACGGTCATGGTCTCGCCGATGGCCCGGCCCATGCCGAGCATGCAGGCGGCGATGATGCCGGACAGGGCGGCCGGCAGCTTGACCCGGACCAGGGTCTGCCAGCGGGAGGCGCCAAGCGCCAGGGAGGCCTCGTTGTAGGCCTTGGGCACGGCGTTGAGGGCATCCTCGGAGATGCTGATGATGGTCGGCAGCGACATGATGGCCAGGAGGACGCTGCCGTTCAGGGCGTTCAGGCCGTTGGCGGTATGGAAGAGCTTGGCCAGCGCGGGGCCGAACAGGACGATGCCGAGGAAGCCCACGACGACCGAGGGGATGCCGGCCAGGATCTCGACGACCGGCTTGAGGACCTCCCGGACGCGCCAATGCGCGACGTCGGAAAGGTAGGCCGCGACGCCGATCCCCACCGGGACGGCCAGCAGCATGGCGCCGGCGGTGACCATGAGCGTGCTGACGATCATGGAGAGCAGGCCGTATTCGGCCTTCTCGGGAGAGGTGGGGTCCCAGCGCGTGTGGCCAAAGAACTCGGCGATCTTGATCTCGCGGAAGGCCGGGACGGCGGTCCCGAGGAGGGTCAGGAAGATGCCGACGAGGACGAGGACGGCCAGGATGCCGCAGGCGAAGAAGAAGGCCCTGATCGCCGATTCCTGGATGTCGCGCCGTTTCTTCGTGCTCATCGGACGATCAGGGCCTCTGGGACTTACTTGAAGTTCTTGTCGTTGGCGGCCTTGTACTTGCCCTCGCCGATCGTAAAGAAGCCTTCGCGTTCGACGATGGACTGGCCTTCGGGGCCGACGATCCAGCCCAGGAACTGGGCGACGTCGCCCTTGGGCTTGCCGTTGGTGGCCATGTAGAGGGGCCGGGAGATCGGGTAGGCGCCGGATTCGACGGACGCGCCGTCGGTAGGCAGATAGCCGGCGCCGTTCGGCTCCTTGGAGATCTTGAGGACCTTGAGGCCCTTGCGGATCCGGTGGTTCTCGTCGTAGAGGTAGCCGACGCCGACATAGCCCACCGCACCCTCGTCCTGGAGGATGCCCTCGATGATCTGGGCGTTGCCGTTCATTTCCTTCATGTCGGTGGAATAGTTCTTATTGCCGAGGACGAACTCCTGCATGAAGACGTAGGTGCCGGAATTGGACTGGCGGCCGTACAGCGAGACGGGCTCCTGGAATTCGCCCAGGGTCTTCCAGTTTTTGATCTCCCCGCGGTAAAGGGCGCCGACCTGGGCCATGGTCAGCTGGTCGACGGGGTTC
This genomic window contains:
- the pstC gene encoding phosphate ABC transporter permease subunit PstC, coding for MSTKKRRDIQESAIRAFFFACGILAVLVLVGIFLTLLGTAVPAFREIKIAEFFGHTRWDPTSPEKAEYGLLSMIVSTLMVTAGAMLLAVPVGIGVAAYLSDVAHWRVREVLKPVVEILAGIPSVVVGFLGIVLFGPALAKLFHTANGLNALNGSVLLAIMSLPTIISISEDALNAVPKAYNEASLALGASRWQTLVRVKLPAALSGIIAACMLGMGRAIGETMTVLMATGNARSFPHGLLDPVRTMTANIAIELGEVPYFTTHYYALFAIGLVLFVMTFAVNLAADVVLRRYQEREQ
- a CDS encoding PstS family phosphate ABC transporter substrate-binding protein; protein product: MKKIPMIALAIVTLLGGLLPAAPARKMIQVKGSDTMVNLVQILAEEYMGKNPGTAIAVLGGGSGTGITGLINQTCDIADHSREWKPKEIDQAWEKGVTPRFFVVAVDGLSIVVNEKNPVDQLTMAQVGALYRGEIKNWKTLGEFQEPVSLYGRQSNSGTYVFMQEFVLGNKNYSTDMKEMNGNAQIIEGILQDEGAVGYVGVGYLYDENHRIRKGLKVLKISKEPNGAGYLPTDGASVESGAYPISRPLYMATNGKPKGDVAQFLGWIVGPEGQSIVEREGFFTIGEGKYKAANDKNFK